Proteins encoded together in one Camelina sativa cultivar DH55 chromosome 9, Cs, whole genome shotgun sequence window:
- the LOC104714013 gene encoding maf-like protein DDB_G0281937, translating to MVKKTMEKGFKLILGSQSMARKRILAEMGYDFTIVTADIDEKAIRKDKPEDLVVAVAEAKANEIISKLGGESQFAQDHHHQPTLLITADTVVVYKGVIREKPTSKEEAREFIKGYSGSHGGVVGSVIVRNLQTGVRRGGWEKAEVYFHEIPEQVIDDLIDDAITFKVAGGLMLEHPLISPFIDSVMGGVDTVMGLPKELTQKFINDVL from the coding sequence ATGGTGAAGAAAACGATGGAGAAAGGATTTAAGCTGATTTTGGGTTCTCAGTCCATGGCGAGAAAGCGGATTCTAGCTGAAATGGGATATGATTTCACCATTGTGACTGCAGACATTGATGAGAAAGCTATTAGGAAAGACAAGCCTGAAGATTTGGTTGTAGCTGTTGCTGAAGCCAAAGCAAACGAGATTATATCGAAACTGGGAGGTGAAAGCCAGTTTGcacaagatcatcatcatcaaccaacTCTGTTGATTACTGCAGACACTGTTGTTGTCTACAAAGGTGTCATTAGAGAAAAACCAACCAGTAAAGAAGAAGCTCGCGAGTTTATCAAAGGCTATTCTGGTTCACACGGTGGCGTTGTGGGATCTGTTATTGTAAGAAACTTGCAAACTGGAGTTAGAAGAGGAGGGTGGGAAAAAGCAGAGGTTTATTTCCATGAGATACCAGAGCAAGTCATCGATGACCTTATTGATGATGCAATCACTTTCAAGGTTGCTGGAGGTTTAATGCTGGAGCATCCCCTCATTTCACCTTTTATCGATTCCGTGATGGGAGGAGTTGATACTGTTATGGGACTTCCTAAAGAACTCACTCAAAAATTCATCAACGATGTGTTGTAG